The Acidobacteriota bacterium region CCTGCCGACCGTCTATGTCCATGACCTGATCGTCCACCCGCGGGACAACATCATCGTCATCGCCACCCACGGCCGGGGCATGTGGGCCCTGGACGCCGACAAGGTCAACAACAAGCCGAGCCGGAGAAGGTTCGATTTCGAGGACTGAGGTCCGCGTCTGCGAGCTCGACGGCGTCGGGCCCGTCGCCTTCGTCAGGAGCCGGCGGGCCCGGCGGCTCTCGATCTCCGTCCGCGCCTCCCGCGGCGTCCGCGTCGCCGTCCCCTGGCGAACGACGTTCGACGAGGCCGCGCGGCTGGCCCTGTCCAAGCTGGCCTGGATCCGGCGCACGCGGGCCCGGCTCGACCTGGCCCGGGACCGCTGCCGCGACGCGGTCGCCGCGGCTGAAAAGCTCGACCGGCGCGCCGCCCGCGCCTTCCTGGCCGGACGCCTGGGCGCCCTGGCCCGGGAGTACGGGGACCGACCCGGCCGCCTGAGCGTCCGTCGCCAGGGCACTCTCTGGGGCAGCGCCTCGCGCGCCGGCCGGATCCAGCTCAACATGCTCCTGGCCGTCGTGCCGCCGGACCTGGCCGACTACGTCATCGTCCACGAGCTTGTCCACACGCGGGTCTCCGGCCACGGCCGGGCCTTTTGGGCCGAGCTCGAGCGCCGCCTGCCCGACGCCCGGCGCCGCCATGCCCGCCTGCGCGAATATTCCCTGGCCCTGTTCTAGTCCGGCCATGCTATAATCGCGGCCTGCGCCTGCCTCGGCAGCGAACATTCCTCAAGGAGGACCCGCTCATGTCGTTCCAGAACGCTTCCCGCCGGGCCGCCGTCGTCGCGGCCGCCGCCATCGTCCTTTTCGCCTCGATCGCCTCGCACCCCGGCCGGGCCGCCGCGCCGGAGGGAAAGAAGGCCAACTACGAGCTGGCCGCGCGCTGGACGCCGGCCAAGGTCGGCAAGCTCGTCTTCGACACGGCCGTGACGCCGCACTGGCTCGAGACCGGCGACCGCTTCTGGTACAGCTACGAGACCGCCCAGGGCCGTCGCTGGATGATCGTCGATCCGGCCGCCCGGACGAAAAAGCCCCTCTTCGACAACGCCAGGATGGCCGCCGGGCTGACGCGCATCCTCCTCTCCCCCTACGACGCCCAGCACCTGCCGATCAAGACGATCAAGTTCATCAGGAAGGACACGGCCATCCAGTTCGAGGTCGAGGTGCCCAAGGACAACGACATCCTCGTCAACGGCAAGATCGTCAAGGCCTCCGAGATCGCCAAGGAGGAGGAAAAGGCCCAGGACCAGGACAAGCAGAAGGACAAGGAAAAGGAGCAGGACACCCGGAAGAACAAGGAGGCCGAGAAGGCCAAGGAGCCGGAGAAGAAGACCAAGGTCCTGGCCTTCACCTGCGAGCTCGCGACCGGGAAGCTGGCCCTGGTCGAGGACTACAAGGCGCCGGTCAAGCGGCCCCGCTGGGCCTCGGTCTCGCCGGACGAGAAGACGGTCGTCTTCGCCCGGGGCGAGAACCTGTTCATGATGGACGCCGAGAGCTTCCGGCTGGCCCGGAAGAAGGCCGACGACAAGGACGTCAAGGAAGTTCAGCTGACGACCGACGGCGAGGAGCATTATTCCTACGCCATGTCCCTCAAGGACGAGGACAAGAAGGAGCTCCAGAAGGACGAGAAGGACCGCAAGGACTTCCGGGCCCCCGCGGGCATGGTCGTCTGGTCCCGCGACTCGAAGAGGATCGCCCTCGTCCGCAGCGACGAGCGCAAGGTCGCCGACCTGTGGGTCATCAATTCGCTGGCCGATCCCCGGCCGGCCCTCGAGACCTACCGCTACGAGATGCCGGGCGAGGAGAACCAGCCCCAGCCCGAGATCCTGGTCTTCGACCTGGCCAGCAAGGCCAGGATCAAGGTCAAGGCCGACAAGTTCAAGGACCCGGCCTTCGACATCTTCACGGCGCCGCGCCGGGCCCTCGACCGCGAGAGGGACGACCCGCCGCCGGCCCAGTGGCTGTCCGACACGTCCGACAAGCTCTACTTCGCCCGCCAGTCGCGCGACCTCCACGGCCTCGACGTCTGCGTCGCCGACACGGCCACCGGCGAGGTCAAGGTCCTCATCGAGGAGCGCCTGAACACCTACGTCGACGCCCAGGACCTCCGCCTCCTCGGCGGCGGCAAGGAGATGATCTGGTGGTCCGAACGCGACGGCTGGGGCCACTATTACCTCTACGACGGCGACGGCCGGCTCAAGACCCAGCTCACGTCCGGCGAGTTCGTCGGCCAGGGCATCGAGCGGATCGACGAGAAGGCCCGGGTCCTCTATTTCGCGGCCTGCGGACGGGAGCCGGGCGAAGACCCGTACTACACCCACCTCTATCGGGTCAACCTGGACGGATCGGGGCTCAAGCAGCTCGACAAGGGCGACGCGTCCCATAACGCCGACATGGACGACGCCTGCCGCTGGTTCGTCGACAGCTTCTCCCGGGTCGACCAGGCCCCCCGGTCGGAGCTCCGCGACGCGGCCGGCGGCCTCGTCTGCGAGCTCGAGGCGACGGACGTCTCGGCCCTCCTGGCGGCCGGCTTCAAGTACCCGGAGCCGTTCAAGGTCAAGGCCGACGACGGCATCACCGACCTCTACGGGGTCATGTACAAGCCCTTCGATTTCGACCCCGGCGCCAGGTACCCGATCATCGCCTACGTCTATCCCGGGCCGCAGACGGAAAGCGTCTCCAAGACCTTCGCGCCCCGCAACGCCAACGTCGCCCTGGCTCAGCTCGGCTTCGTCGTCATCGAGGTCGGCAACCGCGGCGGCCACCCGTCGCGGTCCAAGTGGTACCACAACTACGGCTACGGCAACCTCCGCGACTACGGGCTGGCCGACAAGAAGCGGGCCATCGAGGAGCTGGCCGTCCGTCACCCCTTCATCGATATCGACCGGGTCGGCATCTACGGCCACTCCGGCGGCGGCTTCATGTCCACGGCGGCCATGCTCGTCTACCCGGACTTCTTCAAGGTCGCCGTCTCCTCCTCGGGCAACCACGAGAACAACGTCTACAACCGCTGGTGGAGCGAGAAGCATCACGGCGTCAGGGAGGCCGCGGACCAGGACGGCAACACGAAGTTCGAGTACTCGATCGAGAAGAACTCCGAGATCGCCAGGAACCTCAAGGGCCGCCTCCTGATCACGACCGGCGACATGGACGACAACGTCCACCCGGCCAACACCCTGCGCCTGGCCTCGGCCCTGATCCGGGCCAACAAGCGCTTCGACTTTTTCGTCTTCCCCGGCCAGCGCCACGGCTACGGCGACATGGGCGACTACTGGTTCTGGATCCGGGCCGACTACTTCTGCCGCTGGCTGCTGGGAGACTTCTCCCAGAGCGTCGATCTCGTCGAGCTCCAGCGGGAAAAGGAGCAGGCCGGCGCCAAGAAGCCGCGCTGACTTCCCTTTCGGCGCGGAATGGGTTAAAACAGTCGGTGAAAGGCGGCTGATGACCATGAACGACAACGCGCCTCTGACCCCCGTCTCCCGGCGATCACCCGGCATGGTCGCCCTGGTGATGCTGACCTTCTTCGTCATCTCTCTCGTCACCAACGTCATCGGGGCCATCAACGCCGACGTCGGCCAGAGCTTCGGCCTCAGCCTGACCCTCGTCGGGCTCCTGGCTTTCGCCTTTTTCATCGCCTACGGCGTCATGTCCATCCCGGCCGGGCTGCTGGTCGAGCGCTACCGGGAGAAGCCGGTCATGGTCACGGCCTTCGGCCTGGCCCTGGCCGGGGCCCTGCTCATCTCGCTCTATCCGAGCTATCCCGTGTTCCTGGCCTCCCTCTTCCTCATCGGGACCGGCTTCGCCGCCCTCCAGGTGGTCATCAATCCCCTCCTCCGGGTTTCCGGCGGAGAGGAGCATTACGCCTTCAATTCCGTCCTGGCCCAGCTCATCTTCGGCGGGGCCTCGTTCCTGAGCCCGTTCATCTATTCATATTTCGTCCAGAACATCGGCCGGCCGGGGGCCGGGGACAAGCCGCTGGTCGGGCTGATGACGAAGCTCGTCCGGCCCGGCCTGTCGTGGGTCTCGGTCTACTGGGTCTTCGCCGTCATCCTCCTGGTCATGATCGCGATCCTGGCGGCGGCGCGCTTCCCGGTCGTCGTGCGCAAGGAGGACGAGCGGGCCGGGGCCTGGGCCACGCACAAGGCCCTGTTCAGGAACCGGACGGTCCTCCTGTTCTTCCTCGGCATCTTCGCCTACGTCGGCACCGAGCAGGGAGTGTCCTTCTGGATCTCCAAGTTCCTCAAGACCTATCACGGCTACGACCAGCAGACGGTCGGCGCTCACCGCGTGGCCCTGTTCTGGCTGCTGATGACCCTGGGCGGCGTCCTCGGCCTCGTCCTGCTGAAGTTCTTCGACAGCCGCAAGGTCCTGCTGGGCTTCACGGCCGCGGCGCTGGTCTTCCTGAGCCTGGCCCTGTTCGGCCCCGGGCCGGTGGCCCTGGTCATGTTCCCGCTCATGGGCTTCGCCGCTTCGGTCATGTGGCCGATCATCTTCTCGCTGGCCCTCAACTCGGTCGCCAGCCACCACGGCTCCTTCTCCGGCATCCTCTGCACCGGCATCATCGGCGGGGCAATCATGCCCCTGGTCATCGGCCGCCTCGGGGACGCCTTCGGCCTGCGCCAGGGCCTGTTCGTCCTCTACCTGACCCTCGGCTACATCCTCTCGATCGGGATCTGGGCCCGGCCCCTCATCGTCAACGAGACGATCTCGCTGCGGAAGAAGAGGCAGGAGGGGGCGTGAGCGGC contains the following coding sequences:
- a CDS encoding M48 family metallopeptidase; protein product: MARDRCRDAVAAAEKLDRRAARAFLAGRLGALAREYGDRPGRLSVRRQGTLWGSASRAGRIQLNMLLAVVPPDLADYVIVHELVHTRVSGHGRAFWAELERRLPDARRRHARLREYSLALF
- a CDS encoding DPP IV N-terminal domain-containing protein, with translation MSFQNASRRAAVVAAAAIVLFASIASHPGRAAAPEGKKANYELAARWTPAKVGKLVFDTAVTPHWLETGDRFWYSYETAQGRRWMIVDPAARTKKPLFDNARMAAGLTRILLSPYDAQHLPIKTIKFIRKDTAIQFEVEVPKDNDILVNGKIVKASEIAKEEEKAQDQDKQKDKEKEQDTRKNKEAEKAKEPEKKTKVLAFTCELATGKLALVEDYKAPVKRPRWASVSPDEKTVVFARGENLFMMDAESFRLARKKADDKDVKEVQLTTDGEEHYSYAMSLKDEDKKELQKDEKDRKDFRAPAGMVVWSRDSKRIALVRSDERKVADLWVINSLADPRPALETYRYEMPGEENQPQPEILVFDLASKARIKVKADKFKDPAFDIFTAPRRALDRERDDPPPAQWLSDTSDKLYFARQSRDLHGLDVCVADTATGEVKVLIEERLNTYVDAQDLRLLGGGKEMIWWSERDGWGHYYLYDGDGRLKTQLTSGEFVGQGIERIDEKARVLYFAACGREPGEDPYYTHLYRVNLDGSGLKQLDKGDASHNADMDDACRWFVDSFSRVDQAPRSELRDAAGGLVCELEATDVSALLAAGFKYPEPFKVKADDGITDLYGVMYKPFDFDPGARYPIIAYVYPGPQTESVSKTFAPRNANVALAQLGFVVIEVGNRGGHPSRSKWYHNYGYGNLRDYGLADKKRAIEELAVRHPFIDIDRVGIYGHSGGGFMSTAAMLVYPDFFKVAVSSSGNHENNVYNRWWSEKHHGVREAADQDGNTKFEYSIEKNSEIARNLKGRLLITTGDMDDNVHPANTLRLASALIRANKRFDFFVFPGQRHGYGDMGDYWFWIRADYFCRWLLGDFSQSVDLVELQREKEQAGAKKPR
- a CDS encoding MFS transporter encodes the protein MTMNDNAPLTPVSRRSPGMVALVMLTFFVISLVTNVIGAINADVGQSFGLSLTLVGLLAFAFFIAYGVMSIPAGLLVERYREKPVMVTAFGLALAGALLISLYPSYPVFLASLFLIGTGFAALQVVINPLLRVSGGEEHYAFNSVLAQLIFGGASFLSPFIYSYFVQNIGRPGAGDKPLVGLMTKLVRPGLSWVSVYWVFAVILLVMIAILAAARFPVVVRKEDERAGAWATHKALFRNRTVLLFFLGIFAYVGTEQGVSFWISKFLKTYHGYDQQTVGAHRVALFWLLMTLGGVLGLVLLKFFDSRKVLLGFTAAALVFLSLALFGPGPVALVMFPLMGFAASVMWPIIFSLALNSVASHHGSFSGILCTGIIGGAIMPLVIGRLGDAFGLRQGLFVLYLTLGYILSIGIWARPLIVNETISLRKKRQEGA